The Toxorhynchites rutilus septentrionalis strain SRP chromosome 3, ASM2978413v1, whole genome shotgun sequence genome includes a region encoding these proteins:
- the LOC129774876 gene encoding THO complex subunit 2 isoform X1: MVIVKMLNADIWKSWERSGKIEFLKQCKAMLKEDTSPLFAKNDRKLGISRAIYELVSRGIRGQIKKESALTMLGDLANVHSDIPSIMLDIFSILDAETATGAGSTSNGGDASSEERNAFCYIVKETERFLSEKLLKERLEIDTLQDVGTIKNRSFYTKFIKVKTKLYYKQRRFNLFREESEGYAKLITELNQDFTDTITVQSILEIIKSLIGCFNLDPNRVLDIILESFETRPEHDKIFIPLLQAYINDGNIICEVLGYKYRHFADSKTPESLFKVTALLLQHGVIKLDDIYAWLSPTDKSIITEWEAEVADAKEFVRKLNVVSTNKDKEQEAEPEKEMTPEQYATNQKWGLCEALLFVGDWNTAQLLLKKLPEQSVMVNEPIARALCRLLHMIIEPVYRLKCALPCNIKGRPISNGLSKLAPPPVTTISKLRNHAFPMFIALGPSLYYDSVLLYKLLRLVRVILTEMNVDPANPPSPGAENEQLYYDVISLLDSAILPSLSYMDCNCCVAEEIWSIIKLYPYQYRYSLYARWKNDTYQLQPKLIRRRGNAQKQIKALMKRVSKENSKPVGRLIGKLSHCSPGFLFDYILLQIQIYDNLITPVVDSLKYLTSLSYDVLGYCLIESLEQVDRNPMQNDGTSISLWLQSLANFCGAIYKKYNIELSGLLQYVANQLKAHKSLDLLILKEVVQKMTGIEAAEEMTAEQISAMCGGELLRGEAGYFSQVRNTKKSSQRLKEALASNDLAVALCLLIAQQKHCVIYRETASSHLKLVGKLYDQCQDTLVQFGTFLGSTYSVEEYVERLPTIHSMLQEYHIHSDVAFFLARPMFSHAISQKYDQLRKTDQNPKKLSTSQKMAKYLEATAFVMNPVIESVRPLHPPKVWEDISPQFLVTFWSLSMYDLQVPSESYQRETNKLKQLSLAAMDSKEQNASKNKKEQERHVALMEKLQDERKKQQEHVDKIMHRLTSEKDSWFLSRSAKSAKNETITQFLQLCLFPRCTFTALDAIYCAKFVHTIHSLKTANFSTLLCYDRIFCDITYSVTSCTENEATRYGRFLCAMLETVMRWHADQNTFNRECSNYPGFVTKFRVSNQFSEANDHVNYENYRHVCHKWHYKITKAMVFCLDSKDYMQIRNSLIILMRILPHFPVLAKLAQIIEKKVEKVREEEKNQRQDLFVLASSYIGQLKAKSGQMMRENDFHQVSEKPVKVEQQDSKTMNGDSKVERKEMKSEKKTITSNSSTSSLSSKQQQQQSLNTSQGSSNVLNSSASNNADIKIIEREIKKETPVRESTRDSSISSSKEKSSKEIKREERAREKEREREEANAERKREKDKEKRRDKTRAALAAAAAVEYEIQLQQQQQQQQQHNSERESRASERDRERDRAERDLSSVSNSSNEHRRSQDPPEHDREVKRRKLESASSKNKHDDINALQSSSSTESKKERSGKGKDKRDKTDEEKELRKERKLGRKRTSLGTPQDRAEEIMLAEKRRREEEKAAKLHLQNGEDELTPSHREKHHHLREKSPPYSGRDHRERSHDRIDRSEKQYVTKSSRTRSGY, encoded by the exons ATGGTGATAGTGAAAATGCTGAACGCCGATATCTGGAAATCGTGGGAAAGAAGTGGAAAAATCGAATT CTTGAAACAATGTAAGGCTATGCTGAAGGAGGACACCAGCCCTCTGTTCGCTAAGAATGATCGAAAACTGGGCATTTCACGGGCCATATATGAGCTGGTGTCTCGTGGTATTCGGGGCCAAATCAAGAAGGAAAGTGCCCTCACAATGCTGGGAGACCTGGCCAATGTACACAGTGACATTCCGTCGATAATGTTGGATATATTCAGTATTCTGGATGCGGAAACGGCCACTGGAGCCGGAAGTACCAGTAACGGCGGGGATGCTTCCAGCGAGGAGCGAAACGCGTTCTGCTATATAGTGAAAGAGACTGAACGGTTTCTGTCGGAAAAATTGCTGAAAGAACGGCTGGAAATCGACACACTGCAGGATGTGGGGACGATAAAGAACCGTAGCTTTTATACCAAGTTTATCAAAGTGAAAACAAAGCTTTA CTATAAACAACGTCGTTTCAATCTCTTCCGTGAGGAGAGCGAAGGTTACGCTAAATTGATTACAGAACTGAATCAAGATTTCACCGACACGATAACAGTTCAGAGCATTTTGGAGATAATTAAGTCCCTGATAGGCTGTTTTAATTTGGATCCTAATAGAGTGCTAGATATAATTTTAGAATCATTCGAAACTCGCCCGGAGCACGATAAAATCTTCATCCCACTCCTTCAGGCATACATAAACGACGGTAATATAATTTGCGAGGTGCTAGGATACAAGTACCGTCACTTTGCGGACAGTAAAACCCCAGAATCATTGTTCAAAGTGACGGCGCTATTGTTGCAACACGGTGTCAtcaaactagatgatatatatGCTTGG TTGAGCCCAACAGATAAATCCATCATCACCGAGTGGGAAGCGGAAGTTGCCGatgcaaaagaatttgttcgcAAACTGAACGTAGTGTCCACGAACAAAGACAAAGAGCAAGAAGCGGAACCGGAAAAGGAGATGACTCCGGAGCAGTATGccaccaatcagaagtggggtCTTTGTGAAGCTCTTCTGTTCGTTGGTGATTGGAACACAGCGCAGTTATTACTCAAAAAGCTTCCGGAACAATCGGTTATGGTGAATGAGCCTATCGCAAGGGCTCTGTGTCGGCTGCTGCACATGATTATTGAACCAGTTTATCGTCTCAAATGCGCTCTTCCCTGTAACATCAAAGGACGGCCGATAAGTAATGGGCTCAGTAAGCTGGCTCCACCGCCAGTGACCACTATCTCGAAGCTCCGTAATCACGCATTTCCAATGTTCATCGCGTTAGGTCCATCTCTTTATTACGACTCTGTATTACTGTACAAACTTTTGCGTTTAGTACGTGTTATACTGACGGAAATGAATGTAGATCCAGCCAATCCTCCATCACCGGGCGCGGAAAATGAGCAGCTCTACTACGACGTGATTAGTTTACTGGATTCCGCAATTCTTCCATCTCTTTCCTATATGGACTGCAACTGTTGTGTGGCAGAGGAAATATGGTCGATTATAAAGCTATATCCCTACCAGTATCGCTACAGTTTGTACGCTCGATGGAAGAATGATACCTACCAGCTGCAGCCCAAGTTAATCCGTCGTCGGGGGAATGCCCAGAAGCAAATCAAAGCACTGATGAAGCGTGTTAGCAAAGAGAACAGTAAACCTGTTGGGAGGTTGATCGGAAAGCTGAGCCACTGCTCACCCGGGTTTTTGTTCGATTAC atTCTCCTACAAATCCAAATATATGACAATCTAATTACCCCTGTGGTTGACTCGTTAAAATACCTTACCTCGCTGTCGTACGACGTTCTCGGGTATTGCCTAATCGAATCCCTGGAGCAAGTGGACCGCAATCCCATGCAAAACGATGGCACATCGATCTCGCTCTGGCTGCAGAGTTTGGCCAATTTCTGTGGGGCCATCTACAAGAAGTACAACATCGAGCTCAGTGGACTGCTGCAGTACGTGGCGAATCAGCTGAAGGCGCACAAGAG CTTGGATTTGTTGATTCTGAAGGAAGTGGTCCAAAAGATGACCGGCATTGAAGCCGCCGAGGAAATGACTGCTGAACAAATCAGTGCCATGTGTGGCGGAGAGCTGCTGCGAGGAGAG GCCGGATACTTCAGTCAGGTACGTAACACCAAGAAATCCTCACAACGTCTGAAAGAAGCTCTCGCAAGCAACGATTTGGCCGTTGCTCTTTGTTTACTGATCGCACAGCAGAAGCACTGCGTTATCTATCGGGAAACGGCCTCGAGCCACTTGAAATTGGTGGGCAAACTCTACGACCAGTGCCAGGACACGTTGGTCCAGTTCGGTACGTTTCTCGGTTCGACCTATTCGGTGGAAGAATACGTTGAACGGTTACCCACGATCCACAGTATGCTGCAGGAGTACCACATCCACTCGGATGTCGCATTCTTCCTCGCGCGTCCGATGTTCTCCCACGCAATCAGT CAAAAATACGACCAACTTCGTAAGACCGATCAGAACCCCAAGAAACTGTCAACCTCACAAAAAATGGCCAAATATTTGGAGGCAACAGCTTTCGTCATGAATCCTGTGATCGAGTCCGTTCGACCTCTCCATCCTCCCAAAGTTTGGGAAGATATCAGTCCACAGTTCTTGGTCACATTCTGGTCGCTGAGTATGTACGACCTTCAAGTGCCATCGGAAAGCTACCAACGTGAAACCAACAAACTGAAGCAACTGTCGCTTGCCGCTATGGATTCCAAAGAGCAGAACGCATCCAAGAACAAAAAGGAACAAGAGCGTCACGTTGCCCTAATGGAAAAGCTGCAGGACGAACGGAAAAAGCAGCAAGAGCACGTTGACAAAATTATGCATCGCTTGACGAGCGAGAAGGATTCATGGTTCTTGTCGCGTTCCGCTAAATCGGCAAAAAATGAAACCATAACGCAATTTCTACAGTTGTGTCTGTTCCCGCGTTGCACCTTCACCGCCCTGGATGCAATCTATTGCGCCAAATTTGTGCACACCATCCACAGTTTGAAGACGGCAAACTTTTCGACCCTTCTCTGCTACGATCGG attttttgcGACATCACGTATTCCGTGACATCCTGCACTGAGAATGAAGCCACCCGTTATGGGCGCTTCCTGTGCGCCATGCTGGAGACTGTAATGCGCTGGCATGCAGATCAGAACACCTTCAACAGGGAGTGCTCAAATTATCCCGGTTTCGTGACCAAATTTCGCGTCAGCAATCAGTTCTCGGAAGCGAACGATCACGTGAACTACGAAAACTATCGTCACGTGTGCCACAAGTGGCACTACAAAATCACCAAAGCGATGGTGTTCTGTCTAGACTCGAAGGACTACATGCAGATTCGCAACTCGCTAATCATTCTGATGCGAATCCTGCCCCACTTCCCGGTGCTTGCCAAGTTGGCCCAGATTATCGAGAAGAAGGTGGAAAAAGTACGTGAGGAGGAGAAGAACCAACGGCAGGATTTGTTCGTTCTCGCTTCGAGCTATATCGGCCAGTTGAAGGCGAAATCCGGCCAAATGATGCGCGAGAATGACTTCCACCAGGTTTCTGAGAAACCGGTCAAAGTAGAGCAGCAGGACTCGAAAACGATGAACGGGGATAGCAAAGTCG AACGCAAAGAAATGAAGTCGGAGAAGAAAACGATTACGTCCAATAGCTCCACGTCAAGTTTGTCATCgaaacaacagcagcaacaaagTTTGAACACATCGCAAGGTTCGAGCAATGTTCTGAACAGCAGCGCTAGTAATAATGCGGATATCAAAATCATCGAGCGCGAGATAAAGAAGGAAACCCCGGTCAGAGAATCAACGCGGGATTCATCCATTAGCAGCTCGAAAGAGAAATCATCGAAGGAGATCAAACGGGAAGAGCGCGCTCGGGAGAAAGAACGTGAGCGGGAGGAAGCAAACGCCGAACGGAAACGGGAAAAGGACAAGGAGAAACGCAGGGATAAAACTAGGG CCGCACTAGCAGCCGCGGCCGCCGTAGAGTACGAGATACAGctacagcagcaacaacagcagcagcagcagcacaacAGCGAGCGAGAGTCACGTGCCAGTGAGAGGGACAGAGAACGGGATCGAGCCGAACGGGACCTGAGTTCAGTTTCGAACTCCAGCAACGAGCATCGACGCAGCCAAGATCCACCGGAACATGATAGAG AAGTGAAACGTCGCAAACTGGAAAGTGCCAGCTCCAAG
- the LOC129774876 gene encoding THO complex subunit 2 isoform X2, translating into MVIVKMLNADIWKSWERSGKIEFLKQCKAMLKEDTSPLFAKNDRKLGISRAIYELVSRGIRGQIKKESALTMLGDLANVHSDIPSIMLDIFSILDAETATGAGSTSNGGDASSEERNAFCYIVKETERFLSEKLLKERLEIDTLQDVGTIKNRSFYTKFIKVKTKLYYKQRRFNLFREESEGYAKLITELNQDFTDTITVQSILEIIKSLIGCFNLDPNRVLDIILESFETRPEHDKIFIPLLQAYINDGNIICEVLGYKYRHFADSKTPESLFKVTALLLQHGVIKLDDIYAWLSPTDKSIITEWEAEVADAKEFVRKLNVVSTNKDKEQEAEPEKEMTPEQYATNQKWGLCEALLFVGDWNTAQLLLKKLPEQSVMVNEPIARALCRLLHMIIEPVYRLKCALPCNIKGRPISNGLSKLAPPPVTTISKLRNHAFPMFIALGPSLYYDSVLLYKLLRLVRVILTEMNVDPANPPSPGAENEQLYYDVISLLDSAILPSLSYMDCNCCVAEEIWSIIKLYPYQYRYSLYARWKNDTYQLQPKLIRRRGNAQKQIKALMKRVSKENSKPVGRLIGKLSHCSPGFLFDYILLQIQIYDNLITPVVDSLKYLTSLSYDVLGYCLIESLEQVDRNPMQNDGTSISLWLQSLANFCGAIYKKYNIELSGLLQYVANQLKAHKSLDLLILKEVVQKMTGIEAAEEMTAEQISAMCGGELLRGEAGYFSQVRNTKKSSQRLKEALASNDLAVALCLLIAQQKHCVIYRETASSHLKLVGKLYDQCQDTLVQFGTFLGSTYSVEEYVERLPTIHSMLQEYHIHSDVAFFLARPMFSHAISQKYDQLRKTDQNPKKLSTSQKMAKYLEATAFVMNPVIESVRPLHPPKVWEDISPQFLVTFWSLSMYDLQVPSESYQRETNKLKQLSLAAMDSKEQNASKNKKEQERHVALMEKLQDERKKQQEHVDKIMHRLTSEKDSWFLSRSAKSAKNETITQFLQLCLFPRCTFTALDAIYCAKFVHTIHSLKTANFSTLLCYDRIFCDITYSVTSCTENEATRYGRFLCAMLETVMRWHADQNTFNRECSNYPGFVTKFRVSNQFSEANDHVNYENYRHVCHKWHYKITKAMVFCLDSKDYMQIRNSLIILMRILPHFPVLAKLAQIIEKKVEKVREEEKNQRQDLFVLASSYIGQLKAKSGQMMRENDFHQVSEKPVKVEQQDSKTMNGDSKVERKEMKSEKKTITSNSSTSSLSSKQQQQQSLNTSQGSSNVLNSSASNNADIKIIEREIKKETPVRESTRDSSISSSKEKSSKEIKREERAREKEREREEANAERKREKDKEKRRDKTRAALAAAAAVEYEIQLQQQQQQQQQHNSERESRASERDRERDRAERDLSSVSNSSNEHRRSQDPPEHDREVKRRKLESASSKNKHDDINALQSSSSTESKKERSGKGKDKRDKTDEEKELRKERKLGRKRDRAEEIMLAEKRRREEEKAAKLHLQNGEDELTPSHREKHHHLREKSPPYSGRDHRERSHDRIDRSEKQYVTKSSRTRSGY; encoded by the exons ATGGTGATAGTGAAAATGCTGAACGCCGATATCTGGAAATCGTGGGAAAGAAGTGGAAAAATCGAATT CTTGAAACAATGTAAGGCTATGCTGAAGGAGGACACCAGCCCTCTGTTCGCTAAGAATGATCGAAAACTGGGCATTTCACGGGCCATATATGAGCTGGTGTCTCGTGGTATTCGGGGCCAAATCAAGAAGGAAAGTGCCCTCACAATGCTGGGAGACCTGGCCAATGTACACAGTGACATTCCGTCGATAATGTTGGATATATTCAGTATTCTGGATGCGGAAACGGCCACTGGAGCCGGAAGTACCAGTAACGGCGGGGATGCTTCCAGCGAGGAGCGAAACGCGTTCTGCTATATAGTGAAAGAGACTGAACGGTTTCTGTCGGAAAAATTGCTGAAAGAACGGCTGGAAATCGACACACTGCAGGATGTGGGGACGATAAAGAACCGTAGCTTTTATACCAAGTTTATCAAAGTGAAAACAAAGCTTTA CTATAAACAACGTCGTTTCAATCTCTTCCGTGAGGAGAGCGAAGGTTACGCTAAATTGATTACAGAACTGAATCAAGATTTCACCGACACGATAACAGTTCAGAGCATTTTGGAGATAATTAAGTCCCTGATAGGCTGTTTTAATTTGGATCCTAATAGAGTGCTAGATATAATTTTAGAATCATTCGAAACTCGCCCGGAGCACGATAAAATCTTCATCCCACTCCTTCAGGCATACATAAACGACGGTAATATAATTTGCGAGGTGCTAGGATACAAGTACCGTCACTTTGCGGACAGTAAAACCCCAGAATCATTGTTCAAAGTGACGGCGCTATTGTTGCAACACGGTGTCAtcaaactagatgatatatatGCTTGG TTGAGCCCAACAGATAAATCCATCATCACCGAGTGGGAAGCGGAAGTTGCCGatgcaaaagaatttgttcgcAAACTGAACGTAGTGTCCACGAACAAAGACAAAGAGCAAGAAGCGGAACCGGAAAAGGAGATGACTCCGGAGCAGTATGccaccaatcagaagtggggtCTTTGTGAAGCTCTTCTGTTCGTTGGTGATTGGAACACAGCGCAGTTATTACTCAAAAAGCTTCCGGAACAATCGGTTATGGTGAATGAGCCTATCGCAAGGGCTCTGTGTCGGCTGCTGCACATGATTATTGAACCAGTTTATCGTCTCAAATGCGCTCTTCCCTGTAACATCAAAGGACGGCCGATAAGTAATGGGCTCAGTAAGCTGGCTCCACCGCCAGTGACCACTATCTCGAAGCTCCGTAATCACGCATTTCCAATGTTCATCGCGTTAGGTCCATCTCTTTATTACGACTCTGTATTACTGTACAAACTTTTGCGTTTAGTACGTGTTATACTGACGGAAATGAATGTAGATCCAGCCAATCCTCCATCACCGGGCGCGGAAAATGAGCAGCTCTACTACGACGTGATTAGTTTACTGGATTCCGCAATTCTTCCATCTCTTTCCTATATGGACTGCAACTGTTGTGTGGCAGAGGAAATATGGTCGATTATAAAGCTATATCCCTACCAGTATCGCTACAGTTTGTACGCTCGATGGAAGAATGATACCTACCAGCTGCAGCCCAAGTTAATCCGTCGTCGGGGGAATGCCCAGAAGCAAATCAAAGCACTGATGAAGCGTGTTAGCAAAGAGAACAGTAAACCTGTTGGGAGGTTGATCGGAAAGCTGAGCCACTGCTCACCCGGGTTTTTGTTCGATTAC atTCTCCTACAAATCCAAATATATGACAATCTAATTACCCCTGTGGTTGACTCGTTAAAATACCTTACCTCGCTGTCGTACGACGTTCTCGGGTATTGCCTAATCGAATCCCTGGAGCAAGTGGACCGCAATCCCATGCAAAACGATGGCACATCGATCTCGCTCTGGCTGCAGAGTTTGGCCAATTTCTGTGGGGCCATCTACAAGAAGTACAACATCGAGCTCAGTGGACTGCTGCAGTACGTGGCGAATCAGCTGAAGGCGCACAAGAG CTTGGATTTGTTGATTCTGAAGGAAGTGGTCCAAAAGATGACCGGCATTGAAGCCGCCGAGGAAATGACTGCTGAACAAATCAGTGCCATGTGTGGCGGAGAGCTGCTGCGAGGAGAG GCCGGATACTTCAGTCAGGTACGTAACACCAAGAAATCCTCACAACGTCTGAAAGAAGCTCTCGCAAGCAACGATTTGGCCGTTGCTCTTTGTTTACTGATCGCACAGCAGAAGCACTGCGTTATCTATCGGGAAACGGCCTCGAGCCACTTGAAATTGGTGGGCAAACTCTACGACCAGTGCCAGGACACGTTGGTCCAGTTCGGTACGTTTCTCGGTTCGACCTATTCGGTGGAAGAATACGTTGAACGGTTACCCACGATCCACAGTATGCTGCAGGAGTACCACATCCACTCGGATGTCGCATTCTTCCTCGCGCGTCCGATGTTCTCCCACGCAATCAGT CAAAAATACGACCAACTTCGTAAGACCGATCAGAACCCCAAGAAACTGTCAACCTCACAAAAAATGGCCAAATATTTGGAGGCAACAGCTTTCGTCATGAATCCTGTGATCGAGTCCGTTCGACCTCTCCATCCTCCCAAAGTTTGGGAAGATATCAGTCCACAGTTCTTGGTCACATTCTGGTCGCTGAGTATGTACGACCTTCAAGTGCCATCGGAAAGCTACCAACGTGAAACCAACAAACTGAAGCAACTGTCGCTTGCCGCTATGGATTCCAAAGAGCAGAACGCATCCAAGAACAAAAAGGAACAAGAGCGTCACGTTGCCCTAATGGAAAAGCTGCAGGACGAACGGAAAAAGCAGCAAGAGCACGTTGACAAAATTATGCATCGCTTGACGAGCGAGAAGGATTCATGGTTCTTGTCGCGTTCCGCTAAATCGGCAAAAAATGAAACCATAACGCAATTTCTACAGTTGTGTCTGTTCCCGCGTTGCACCTTCACCGCCCTGGATGCAATCTATTGCGCCAAATTTGTGCACACCATCCACAGTTTGAAGACGGCAAACTTTTCGACCCTTCTCTGCTACGATCGG attttttgcGACATCACGTATTCCGTGACATCCTGCACTGAGAATGAAGCCACCCGTTATGGGCGCTTCCTGTGCGCCATGCTGGAGACTGTAATGCGCTGGCATGCAGATCAGAACACCTTCAACAGGGAGTGCTCAAATTATCCCGGTTTCGTGACCAAATTTCGCGTCAGCAATCAGTTCTCGGAAGCGAACGATCACGTGAACTACGAAAACTATCGTCACGTGTGCCACAAGTGGCACTACAAAATCACCAAAGCGATGGTGTTCTGTCTAGACTCGAAGGACTACATGCAGATTCGCAACTCGCTAATCATTCTGATGCGAATCCTGCCCCACTTCCCGGTGCTTGCCAAGTTGGCCCAGATTATCGAGAAGAAGGTGGAAAAAGTACGTGAGGAGGAGAAGAACCAACGGCAGGATTTGTTCGTTCTCGCTTCGAGCTATATCGGCCAGTTGAAGGCGAAATCCGGCCAAATGATGCGCGAGAATGACTTCCACCAGGTTTCTGAGAAACCGGTCAAAGTAGAGCAGCAGGACTCGAAAACGATGAACGGGGATAGCAAAGTCG AACGCAAAGAAATGAAGTCGGAGAAGAAAACGATTACGTCCAATAGCTCCACGTCAAGTTTGTCATCgaaacaacagcagcaacaaagTTTGAACACATCGCAAGGTTCGAGCAATGTTCTGAACAGCAGCGCTAGTAATAATGCGGATATCAAAATCATCGAGCGCGAGATAAAGAAGGAAACCCCGGTCAGAGAATCAACGCGGGATTCATCCATTAGCAGCTCGAAAGAGAAATCATCGAAGGAGATCAAACGGGAAGAGCGCGCTCGGGAGAAAGAACGTGAGCGGGAGGAAGCAAACGCCGAACGGAAACGGGAAAAGGACAAGGAGAAACGCAGGGATAAAACTAGGG CCGCACTAGCAGCCGCGGCCGCCGTAGAGTACGAGATACAGctacagcagcaacaacagcagcagcagcagcacaacAGCGAGCGAGAGTCACGTGCCAGTGAGAGGGACAGAGAACGGGATCGAGCCGAACGGGACCTGAGTTCAGTTTCGAACTCCAGCAACGAGCATCGACGCAGCCAAGATCCACCGGAACATGATAGAG AAGTGAAACGTCGCAAACTGGAAAGTGCCAGCTCCAAG